One Ricinus communis isolate WT05 ecotype wild-type chromosome 7, ASM1957865v1, whole genome shotgun sequence genomic region harbors:
- the LOC8270238 gene encoding probable beta-D-xylosidase 6 produces the protein MTLYLRSLFFSCIVLFELSVSNSESHKLQYPCQPPLHNSYTFCNQSLSVPTRAHSLISLLTLEEKIKQLSDNASGIPRFGIPPYEWWSESLHGIAINGPGVSFTIGPVSAATGFPQVIISAAAFNRTLWFLIGSAIAIEARAMHNVGQSGLTFWAPNVNIFRDPRWGRGQETPGEDPMLTSAYAIEFVKGFQGGNWKSGVSGSGSGRYGFGEKRMLRDDDGDDGLMLSACCKHLTAYDLEKWGNFSRYSFNAVVTEQDLEDTYQPPFRSCIEEGKASCLMCSYNEVNGVPACAREDLLQKAREEWGFEGYIVSDCDAVATIFEYQNYSKSAEDAVAIALKAGMDINCGSYAIRNAQSAVDKGKLREEDIDRALLNLFSVQLRLGLFDGDRINGHFSKLGPEDVCTEEHKKLALEAARQGIVLLKNEKKFLPLNKKAVSSLAIIGPLANNGGSLGGDYTGYSCNPQSLYDGVQAYIKRTSYAVGCSNVSCDSDDQFPEAIHIAKTADFVIVVAGIDLSQETEDRDRISLLLPGKQMALVSYVAAASKKPVILVLTGGGPVDVSFAKRDSRIASILWIGYPGEAGAKALADIIFGEYNPGGRLPMTWYPESFTNVPMNDMNMRANPNRGYPGRTYRFYTGERVYGFGEGLSYTNYAYKFLSAPSKLSLSGSLTATSRKRILHQRGDRLDYIFIDEISSCNSLRFTVQISVMNVGDMDGSHVVMLFSRVPQVSEGTPEKQLVGFERINTVSHKSTETSILLDPCKHLSIANGQGKRIMPVGSHVLLLGDLQHFVTIEAY, from the exons ATGACTCTCTACTTGAGATCCCTCTTTTTCTCCTGCATAGTTCTCTTCGAACTCTCAGTCTCTAACTCCGAATCACATAAGCTGCAGTACCCATGTCAGCCACCACTCCATAACTCCTACACTTTCTGCAACCAGTCTTTATCTGTACCCACTAGAGCTCACTCTCTTATTTCACTCTTGACCCTTGAAGAAAAGATCAAACAATTATCGGATAATGCATCAGGAATTCCAAGATTTGGAATTCCACCTTATGAATGGTGGTCTGAATCACTTCATGGGATTGCCATTAATGGCCCTGGTGTTTCCTTCACGATTGGACCTGTTTCTGCTGCTACAGGTTTTCCTCAAGTTATTATCTCTGCTGCTGCTTTTAATAGGACTCTTTGGTTCTTGATTGGATCAGCTATTGCTATTGAAGCTAGAGCGATGCATAATGTTGGTCAATCTGGCTTAACATTTTGGGCACCTAATGTTAATATTTTCAGAGATCCTAGATGGGGTAGAGGTCAAGAAACTCCTGGTGAAGATCCCATGCTTACTTCTGCTTATGCTATTGAGTTCGTTAAGGGTTTTCAAGGTGGGAATTGGAAGAGTGGTGTTAGTGGAAGTGGAAGCGGTAGATATGGATTTGGAGAAAAGAGGATGTTAAGAGACGATGATGGTGACGATGGGCTTATGTTATCTGCTTGTTGTAAACATTTAACTGCTTATGATCTTGAAAAATGGGGCAATTTCAGTAGATATTCATTCAATGCTGTG GTTACAGAACAAGATTTAGAGGATACATATCAACCTCCATTTCGTAGCTGTATAGAAGAAGGAAAAGCAAGTTGCTTAATGTGTTCATATAATGAAGTTAATGGGGTGCCTGCTTGTGCAAGAGAAGATCTCTTACAAAAAGCTCGAGAAGAATGGGGCTTTGAAGG ATACATTGTCTCAGATTGTGATGCTGTGGCTACAATATTCGAGTATCAGAACTATTCAAAAAGTGCCGAGGATGCAGTTGCTATTGCTTTGAAAGCAG GTATGGACATCAATTGTGGTTCATACGCGATTCGCAATGCTCAATCTGCGGTTGATAAAGGTAAGTTACGAGAAGAAGATATAGATAGAGCTCTTCTCAACCTTTTCTCAGTTCAACTCCGACTCGGGCTTTTTGACGGAGACCGTATAAATGGGCATTTTAGTAAACTAGGACCTGAAGACGTTTGCACTGAAGAGCATaagaaactagcacttgaagcAGCAAGGCAGGGGATTGTGCTgctaaaaaatgaaaaaaagttCCTACCTTTGAATAAAAAAGCTGTTTCTTCCTTGGCTATTATTGGTCCATTGGCAAATAATGGAGGCAGTTTGGGTGGTGATTACACTG GATATTCATGTAATCCACAGAGCCTCTACGATGGAGTTCAAGCCTACATAAAAAGGACATCTTATGCAGTTGGTTGCTCTAATGTGTCTTGTGATTCTGATGATCAGTTTCCTGAAGCAATACATATTGCAAAAACTGCTGATTTTGTAATTGTAGTTGCTGGAATTGATTTGTCACAAGAAACTGAAGATCGTGATCGAATTAGTCTTCTGTTACCTGGTAAACAGATGGCCCTGGTATCTTATGTTGCAGCAGCTAGTAAAAAGCCAGTGATTCTAGTTCTTACTGGTGGAGGACCAGTTGATGTATCTTTTGCCAAAAGGGATTCTAGAATTGCTAGCATTCTTTGGATTGGATACCCTGGTGAAGCTGGTGCAAAAGCACTTGCAGACATCATCTTTGGAGAATATAATCCAG GTGGAAGACTTCCAATGACTTGGTATCCTGAGTCATTCACCAATGTACCAATGAATGATATGAATATGCGAGCCAATCCTAATCGTGGTTATCCTGGAAGAACCTACCGTTTTTACACTGGAGAACGAGTCTATGGATTTGGTGAAGGCTTAAGTTACACCAATTATGCTTACAAGTTCCTGTCAGCACCAAGCAAGTTGAGTCTTTCAGGATCTCTGACAGCTACTTCCAGAAAGAGAATATTGCATCAGAGAGGAGACAGGCTTGATTATATATTCATTGATGAGATAAGTTCTTGCAATTCTTTGAGATTCACTGTGCAGATATCTGTCATGAATGTTGGAGACATGGATGGAAGTCATGTTGTGATGTTGTTCTCCAGAGTGCCACAAGTTTCTGAAGGCACTCCAGAAAAACAACTTGTTGGATTTGAGCGCATAAATACTGTTTCTCATAAATCTACTGAAACAAGCATCTTGCTAGATCCTTGCAAACATCTTAGCATTGCAAATGGGCAAGGAAAAAGGATAATGCCGGTAGGCAGTCATGTTCTATTGTTAGGAGATTTACAGCATTTTGTTACAATTGAGGCTTATTAA